The DNA window TTCcacattatattattattttttaatcactcTCTCTATCAGATATTGAACATTTCCACTCTGGCCTGAATTCccctctctctttctctctcttcaaatTTCCATGGCCGTTTCTCTCTCCTCCATCCCTCCAAAACCTCCATTTCTCCTTAATTCTCCTTGAATTTCATCCATACTATCCTCCATTTACAGAAAATCCTACTGTTTTTCCTTTTGAATCCTTTTTCTGTGTTAATTTTCATTGTTTACGCActattttttgttataattgtGTGTTTTTCGGTGGCGAAGAATCCAAGCATGTTCATAACCGTCTGGCAAACCTAAATTTGGCCATTAGAAGGATGGCGATAGTGACTGGAGATCGGTATCTCAATTCTCTGGTTAAGTTCCTTGAGAAGCAGGCAGGGCCGTTAATTGAAGGAGTTTTGGTTTTGAAACTGAATCCTGTTGGACTTCACTATGTTCAGACGAGACTGGAATCCCTCAGCGAGCTTGAAGGACTTCTGGTTGGAGCACCGGTGGATTATCTTCGTGCTTATGTTTCAGACCTTGGCGATCATCGAGCGCTTGAGCAGCTACGGCGAATTCTTCGGCTTATGACGTCGGTGAAGGTTGTGTCCGTTTTGCCGCAGCCTTTCAGGGATCCGACGCCATTGTCCTTGTTGCCGTTTGAGCGATTGAAGGTTTTGGAACTTCGTGGATgtgatctttctacttcagctGCTCGTGGATTGCTTGAATTGAGGCCTACTTTGGAGAAACTCATCTGCCATAATTCAACTGTAAGTAGTTTCAATGATGTTCATTCTCAGTTGTATTGTAGTTCTGCAGACTGTAAAATGTGGAAACGAATTAAATGCAATTTTACACATGGAACTGCATCAGTTGATAGATGCAAATTGTACATGTTACTGTGAATACATGCTTTTATCTATGAATGTTACTATGTCCTATTAGTATTACTTTAGTAGGTTGATGATTCAATCACTTCAtacaattttctttaaatttttttaaaggcTGCACTTCGACATGTATTTGCAAGCAGAATTGCTGACATTCGAGGCTCACCACAATGGAAACGTTTGTCATTTGTATCATGTGCATGCAATGACCTTGTTCTGATGGACGAGTCTTTGCAACTTCTTCCTGTTGCCGAAACACTTGATTTGAGCAGGAACAAGTTTGCAAAACTTGATAATCTGTCGAAATGCACTAGGTTGAAGTACTTGGATCTTGGTTTCAATCACCTGAGAACTATTGCATCATTTGGCTTTGAGGTATGTTAGGGGATATTTATTTTCCTCCATAAGTATTGTATTTTGAAGCATATAGCATTTCAGAAAGATGCTAAAAATTGGCATGTTGTACTTAATTGGGTCAGAGCAGTCATTTAGTGGACAAATAAGTGATCCAGCAATATAATTAGGAGCTGGCTTGGAAGTAGAAGTACACTATACAAAATTCCATAGCTTACAATTACATGCGCCAAAAAATATAAGGCCTCAAGTAATTCACCACACTGAAGAAAAATGGGCTCCTTATAACCATGCTCTCTTTTCTACTTTTgtctttgaaaatattaaaattattgtctACTTGGACCACTTTAATGGATCTATGTCATGAATAAATGAGATAATTTAGTATGCTCTCTAAAGATGTGATATTGAACGTACTCTACAAAATATGGGATGATAGCTCAATCATCCTTACCATCTGAGCGTAAATTTGGCCCAATTATTTGTTATACATGTCCTAGCTCAATCTTTTGTTGTCCACCTAAGTAGTTGTTATGTTAAGAAAGGTAAAAAAGGTTTGCATGGAAGGATCCTTGTAGAACTATAAATAATCCATTACCATCAGATGGTAATACAACATAATTGAACATTGTCTATGCTTCAGCACAATCAAGATGTTTCTTTTCACGATTTGAATAATCAACTTGATTGAATACGCCGATAAGTGATGATGCTAAAAATTGAAACGtgtccttttttttcttcttaaacaGGGAACGAGATATAACTCTTGTCTAAACTTTTTGTAAATCAATTGCCCAATTCTTTATCTATTATATTCCAATTCCTTTTGATTACTCTTGAATATGGATCTTATTTTCTGGAAGAACTCTTTGATCCATCCATTAACATATGTTTGTTGAGTAATAATGTTGAGTGGACGAACCTATTATTTCATTGTTGGTGTAAATCTTAGGGTATGAAAACTGGAAATGCATACACAAAAAAATATACGTGtctttcaattatatatttaattttactcagtgttctaaatggcggtAGGCGGTAGCGGAGCGGTAAGTGACTGCCTACTGCCTCGGGTGCCTAAGTGGTGCCTAAGCGGTtgaatataaacataaataaatttcaatataaatataattatcattttaacaaaaaaccaaattaatattctctaacACTGAGTTTACTCATAATTAGATTTGTAGTAGTTAGTAATCCCAGTTTAGTGGCTCCTTTCTTCCTGGATGATTTGCTGGCGTTAATTACTGATATCTTTATGTATTCCTTCCCATTTGTATTTCCTAGCAAATGCTTTCAACTTACGCATCTAACTAGCTATGTCATGCAGGCATCTCGAAATATTGTTAAACTTGTTTTGagaaacaatgctttgattacATTGCGTGGGATAGAGAACTTGAAATCACTTGAGGGACTTGATGTTTCGTACAACATCATTTCAAGTTTCTCAGAGATAGAAATTCTTGCGGATCTTCCATCATTGGAGTACTTATGGTTGGAGGGAAATCCGTTGTGTTCATCAGGGTGGTACCGAGAACAAGTTTTCAGCCTCTTTCATTATCCAGACAAAGTAAGTTGTTGCATGTCTATTTTTCTAGTTAGTCTCACTTGCTTAAGATATTTAGTGGTCAATTTGTTTAGCTGAGAACGTTTTAGTGTGACCTTGAAAGTCTGTAtggcttaatttttttttatcaccaCTCTTGACATTGAATGCTTGCTGCAGCTGCAATTAGATGATAAGAAAATCTCCAGAAGAGAGTTTTGGAAGAGACAAATTATTGTTACAAGCAGACATAAGAGACCTGCtagttttggattttatttACCGGCAAAAGGCGATTCTGAAGGGGAAACTACCAACACAAAAAAGGTAAGCTACTGTTGCAAAAAGGTGTTTCATTTATACAAAAAAAGAAAGATCTCTTTCTCAATCTTGAGCTAATTAATTGGCTTCACAAATAGATTGTCATGAACTGCAAATCAACATAGTTTGCTGTCTCTCAGATAGAAAAGTgacttaatttatataatttgttttgacAATACCTCAGCATGTCTATTTTGTAAATTTCAGAAAAGGCATTCTCGGCTTGCTTGTATTGAGAGCGTAGAGCAGGCTGCATCCATATGCTCTGATCAGGAGTCGGTAACCTGTGAGAATGAAATGCAAAACAAAGAGGAGAATGTCGTCTCTGTCGAAGATGCTGAAATTATTGGGCTGCTAAATAGAATTGAATCCATGAAAAAAGAGCGGTCTGCTCATTGGTTGCAGGAGTTCAAAGATTGGATGGATCTGGATCCACAGAAATTCACAGACGTGAGTAATCATCATGTAGATATGTTTCGGGATTTTAAGGAATTTAATACAAGACAGAGGCATATTGGTGAAAGTTCAAGGTATGTTTCTGATCAAGCTTCGGAAGATGAGAGTGCTATTAACATGTTCGAATCAGATAGTTCGGTCCTAGATATGGCCAGTAGCATTGCTCATCCATCCTTTGATGGATTTAGTGAAACCGGTCCTAAACTGCACCCAGCTCATTATGACAAAGACATAGATAGAAAGCTTGATAACGCAGAGTCCAATTCCAAGGATACCCAAATTTCTGAAAAATCCAGGAAACAAAAATTCAATTCTTTACCATCCTCTTGTGAAGAAAAGTGTGGTAGAGAAATTGGCACAGGCTCTTGGGATAGTACTGATGATTTTGTGCGTTCTTCTACTTCTGTTGCCCCACGATCACCTCCTCACTATAAAGAGGACATTTTGCATCGCCGTCACAATTTAGTGGAAGAATTCTTGCAGCTATCTGCACATTCATATTCAGTGGTATCTTCTGATAGTAATTCCAGTTATAATGATGACGACTTCGACGATATTGGGGCATTTGTCAACAGAGATGATTGTTCACTATTTGAAGATGTTGCAGATACACAGGTGTATACATCCCTCTTTCTTTCCAAGGAGAATCTTTCTGGATATTCACCCAATGCTTCAGAGTCGATGCAAAATGGTATGCATTTACCAAATGTGTCTGCGGAAGCCATTACTCAGGGTAATGATGATACTGATCATCTTGAGCATCAAGAGGCTGAGTTGTTGGACATGGAAAGCAGAGCCTACAAAAGGAAACCCAAAAGGAGAATGGTTTCCCTCTTACGAAATCATAGAGAAACATCTTATAGTTCAAATGGTGATGTGAATAATGATCAAGACAATATGCATCGTGGTGGTTTTCTAGAAGTCATGCACGGGAAAGCCTTAGTTTGTAAAGATGGTACTGAAAATCTGTTAGGGATGAAATCGTCATCATTGGAAGCAGAAGCTCTGATCAAGaacaatttcaattcaaatattGCTAATGTTGGAGCTAATGAAATTTGTAGGATATGTATGATGAGTAATTGTATAGTTGAACAAGAGTCAGGATTTTGTGAAAGGTAATGTGCATATTAAACAATATTGAAAATTATGTTTGGGAGTTATTCATAttgaaagttatttttaaacaaagCAATACAAGTACTCAAACACGTGGTGTCTaggattatattttttttacttgtttACTTATTCTTTTTCCTTTTCCCGTGCAGGGAAGTTGCTGTACTATTGAGCAGCGAAGATAAGTTTTATGTACTGTGCGTTGATATAACAAATGATGGGTCAGGTTAGGTTTGTTGTGGTATGAATCTTTCGGTATATGAAGCTAGTTTCCTTTCTTTAATTTCATTCAGAAATGTTCTGCTTGATGGTTTCCTTGAAGCCTATCTTATTCTTCTCATGATAGGCAGTAGCTTAAACTCAATGGGTTGCCACAGAATTGAAGATGTTGAACTAGTATCTGTCAGTTTGGGACTTCAGGTTGTAAGGTTAGTGACTTGTCTTGCACTACTAGTTtatttggagcttgtttgagtttattttttgtacaaaataaacatttaaaaaaaagatctTGTTGATGTAAAGAGTGGTTTTGTTGGATTATTTGGGTGAAACAACCAAAATAATATCCTTtgtatttaaaacattataaaaattaaagaccAGTGTTCTggtattttatttgatgattttaatAACTTGATGGAACAAGCCTTGGATTATTTGTGTAATATGATCAAAATAtccttaatatttaaaatgttatagagAATAAAGTAAGAGTAATTTAgtgttttggttaatgatttgaatgaaaagGTGATGGTTGATGAGATAGTggtttatttggaaataatttcaaataatccacatcaaacaagctcttatatCTCCCTGTTCTTTGTTTCTGTAATCAGATAGTTTCATTACTAACAAACTGACTCTCTCACTTATGATGCAGGGTAAGCATTGAAAAGGGCATTACATATTTGTTCACAACCAGAAGTATTGTTAAATCAAGACAATTATTAGAGGTATTGCACTCTTATGATTCAAAGACAAGGAAGCAGTATTTTTCTCTGCGAAGGTGATCCATTGTTCTGCCTTCTCAGTTATATGTTAGATAAATGCTATTCTCTATCTATTTGCAGAAGCATATAGTATCTAATTTTGATTAGATTTTCTTCTTCATGTGGATTATAAATGGCAGTCTGGAGCAAGTTCAAGTTCAACTCTTTGATAAGTTCGTATGTGGAGGTTCTAGTTCCAGCATTTTTCAGTACTCAATGGTGTCTTTTTGGAGTTGCAGTGTAGAAGGTTAGATTCTTCACCATTCTTTCCAATTTATGTATATGTTCTAC is part of the Impatiens glandulifera chromosome 1, dImpGla2.1, whole genome shotgun sequence genome and encodes:
- the LOC124919709 gene encoding uncharacterized protein LOC124919709 isoform X2, which encodes MDESLQLLPVAETLDLSRNKFAKLDNLSKCTRLKYLDLGFNHLRTIASFGFEASRNIVKLVLRNNALITLRGIENLKSLEGLDVSYNIISSFSEIEILADLPSLEYLWLEGNPLCSSGWYREQVFSLFHYPDKLQLDDKKISRREFWKRQIIVTSRHKRPASFGFYLPAKGDSEGETTNTKKKRHSRLACIESVEQAASICSDQESVTCENEMQNKEENVVSVEDAEIIGLLNRIESMKKERSAHWLQEFKDWMDLDPQKFTDVSNHHVDMFRDFKEFNTRQRHIGESSRYVSDQASEDESAINMFESDSSVLDMASSIAHPSFDGFSETGPKLHPAHYDKDIDRKLDNAESNSKDTQISEKSRKQKFNSLPSSCEEKCGREIGTGSWDSTDDFVRSSTSVAPRSPPHYKEDILHRRHNLVEEFLQLSAHSYSVVSSDSNSSYNDDDFDDIGAFVNRDDCSLFEDVADTQVYTSLFLSKENLSGYSPNASESMQNGMHLPNVSAEAITQGNDDTDHLEHQEAELLDMESRAYKRKPKRRMVSLLRNHRETSYSSNGDVNNDQDNMHRGGFLEVMHGKALVCKDGTENLLGMKSSSLEAEALIKNNFNSNIANVGANEICRICMMSNCIVEQESGFCEREVAVLLSSEDKFYVLCVDITNDGSGSSLNSMGCHRIEDVELVSVSLGLQVVRVSIEKGITYLFTTRSIVKSRQLLEVLHSYDSKTRKQYFSLRSLEQVQVQLFDKFVCGGSSSSIFQYSMVSFWSCSVEENLWLPRSMFVLEKHVLICTEDLTQFGLLNGDTPSSPYFALDMCCSVAGISQMVINEESLCLTLVIKGGATSKFYPITEGVNEEDLTVITWKVKWFCEESLFKFVDLVKAIHAGLVSYESPLAVRCK
- the LOC124919709 gene encoding uncharacterized protein LOC124919709 isoform X1 codes for the protein MAIVTGDRYLNSLVKFLEKQAGPLIEGVLVLKLNPVGLHYVQTRLESLSELEGLLVGAPVDYLRAYVSDLGDHRALEQLRRILRLMTSVKVVSVLPQPFRDPTPLSLLPFERLKVLELRGCDLSTSAARGLLELRPTLEKLICHNSTAALRHVFASRIADIRGSPQWKRLSFVSCACNDLVLMDESLQLLPVAETLDLSRNKFAKLDNLSKCTRLKYLDLGFNHLRTIASFGFEASRNIVKLVLRNNALITLRGIENLKSLEGLDVSYNIISSFSEIEILADLPSLEYLWLEGNPLCSSGWYREQVFSLFHYPDKLQLDDKKISRREFWKRQIIVTSRHKRPASFGFYLPAKGDSEGETTNTKKKRHSRLACIESVEQAASICSDQESVTCENEMQNKEENVVSVEDAEIIGLLNRIESMKKERSAHWLQEFKDWMDLDPQKFTDVSNHHVDMFRDFKEFNTRQRHIGESSRYVSDQASEDESAINMFESDSSVLDMASSIAHPSFDGFSETGPKLHPAHYDKDIDRKLDNAESNSKDTQISEKSRKQKFNSLPSSCEEKCGREIGTGSWDSTDDFVRSSTSVAPRSPPHYKEDILHRRHNLVEEFLQLSAHSYSVVSSDSNSSYNDDDFDDIGAFVNRDDCSLFEDVADTQVYTSLFLSKENLSGYSPNASESMQNGMHLPNVSAEAITQGNDDTDHLEHQEAELLDMESRAYKRKPKRRMVSLLRNHRETSYSSNGDVNNDQDNMHRGGFLEVMHGKALVCKDGTENLLGMKSSSLEAEALIKNNFNSNIANVGANEICRICMMSNCIVEQESGFCEREVAVLLSSEDKFYVLCVDITNDGSGSSLNSMGCHRIEDVELVSVSLGLQVVRVSIEKGITYLFTTRSIVKSRQLLEVLHSYDSKTRKQYFSLRSLEQVQVQLFDKFVCGGSSSSIFQYSMVSFWSCSVEENLWLPRSMFVLEKHVLICTEDLTQFGLLNGDTPSSPYFALDMCCSVAGISQMVINEESLCLTLVIKGGATSKFYPITEGVNEEDLTVITWKVKWFCEESLFKFVDLVKAIHAGLVSYESPLAVRCK